From Glycine soja cultivar W05 chromosome 4, ASM419377v2, whole genome shotgun sequence, the proteins below share one genomic window:
- the LOC114408042 gene encoding auxin-responsive protein SAUR23-like encodes MGFSLRGLQRRVDVPKGSVAVYVGESQKKRFVVPISYLNQPSFLELLSQAEQEFGFDHPMGGLTLPYTEEVFLDVTSRLHRR; translated from the coding sequence ATGGGTTTCAGTTTGCGTGGTCTTCAAAGGCGTGTGGATGTCCCAAAGGGCAGTGTAGCAGTGTATGTAGGAGAAAGCCAAAAGAAGCGCTTTGTGGTTCCCATATCATACTTGAACCAACCTTCATTTCTTGAGTTGCTGAGTCAAGCTGAGCAAGAATTTGGATTTGATCATCCAATGGGTGGCCTCACACTTCCTTACACAGAAGAAGTCTTCCTGGATGTCACTTCTCGCTTGCACAGGCGATAA